From a region of the Stenotrophomonas sp. BIO128-Bstrain genome:
- a CDS encoding TonB-dependent receptor has protein sequence MNRKTSTLAAAVAVALGMSSFAATAQDAPARTAANTLDTIIVTGTRVADRTVAESQSPIDIITPEALQSTGTTELATALARALPSLNFPRPALTDGTSGIRPAQLRGLSPDQVLVLVNGKRRHTSAQINVNGSIGRGSSAVDINAIPIASIERVEVLRDGASAQYGSDAIAGVINIVLKGSSSGGSLALDAGQYSAGDGNKYQLSGDTGIGFADGRGSVHVAGQIIQQDESNRAGPYQGTTPNTSNFPSIGQTTFVVGDPQVDATAASANASFQFSDHVAAYATAMASNRDITSFAFYRSRNHLSQGALLAQTYPDGFVPEINQYSKDRSLVAGVKGDTDSGWNWDVSYNYGANKIDFHTRNSINYALGVNSPRSFYDGALEYTQNIVNADVTKTLDWGLAYPVTLSFGGEYRKEKWEQSAGELNSYTGSGAQGFGGFTPLNAVDADRDNYAVYAGLEADLSDKFSAGVTGRYEDYSDFGDKFSGKLSARYAFTDKVALRATASSGFRAPSLAQQSYQAVTSTIVNGVFVERGTFPTTSPAAQALGASPLKAESSTSYSLGLVLQPVDRLYLTVDAYQIDIDDRIVLSTNITTNDAANALLSNLGLPGVTAFSYFTNGVDTRTRGVDAVSSYTIPFAASSLELTAAYSYNETEVKKFIASPAVFGALGITQSLIGRDEIGRIEDSYPRDKTILSGTWRSDRWDLNLAATRYGSFTVRNSATALRDQTYDASWVLDASASYKPSENWTLTLGADNILDEYPDRTVDLQNSTWGMLPYSNYSPYGFNGAYVYGRVTYKW, from the coding sequence ATGAACCGCAAGACCAGTACGCTCGCCGCCGCCGTAGCTGTCGCGCTCGGTATGTCCAGCTTCGCCGCTACGGCCCAGGATGCGCCCGCCCGCACGGCGGCCAACACCCTGGACACCATCATCGTCACCGGCACCCGCGTGGCCGACCGCACCGTGGCCGAGTCGCAGTCGCCGATCGACATCATCACCCCCGAGGCGCTGCAGTCCACCGGCACCACCGAACTGGCCACGGCCCTGGCCCGCGCCCTGCCCTCGCTGAACTTCCCGCGCCCGGCCCTGACCGACGGCACCAGCGGCATCCGCCCGGCGCAGCTGCGCGGCCTCTCCCCGGACCAGGTGCTGGTGCTGGTCAACGGCAAGCGCCGCCACACCTCGGCCCAGATCAACGTCAACGGCAGCATCGGCCGCGGCTCCTCGGCGGTGGACATCAACGCGATTCCGATCGCCTCGATCGAACGCGTGGAAGTGCTGCGCGACGGCGCCTCGGCGCAGTATGGCTCGGACGCCATCGCCGGCGTGATCAACATCGTGCTCAAAGGCTCGTCCTCCGGCGGCAGCCTGGCGCTGGACGCCGGCCAGTACTCGGCCGGTGACGGCAACAAGTACCAGCTCTCCGGCGATACCGGCATCGGCTTCGCCGACGGCCGTGGCAGCGTGCACGTGGCCGGCCAGATCATCCAGCAGGACGAAAGCAACCGTGCCGGTCCCTACCAGGGCACCACGCCGAACACGAGCAACTTCCCCAGCATCGGCCAGACCACCTTCGTGGTCGGCGATCCGCAGGTGGATGCGACCGCCGCCTCGGCCAACGCCAGCTTCCAGTTCAGCGACCACGTCGCGGCCTACGCCACGGCGATGGCCAGCAACCGTGACATCACCTCGTTCGCGTTCTACCGCTCGCGCAACCACCTCAGCCAGGGCGCGCTGCTGGCGCAGACCTACCCGGACGGCTTCGTGCCGGAGATCAACCAGTACTCCAAGGACCGCTCGCTGGTCGCTGGCGTCAAGGGCGATACGGACAGCGGCTGGAACTGGGATGTCAGCTACAACTACGGCGCCAACAAGATCGATTTCCACACCCGCAACAGCATCAACTACGCACTCGGCGTAAACAGCCCGCGCTCGTTCTACGACGGCGCGCTGGAGTACACCCAGAACATCGTCAATGCCGATGTGACCAAGACACTGGACTGGGGCCTGGCCTACCCGGTCACGCTGTCCTTCGGCGGTGAGTACCGCAAGGAGAAGTGGGAGCAATCGGCCGGTGAACTGAATTCCTACACCGGCAGCGGTGCGCAGGGCTTCGGCGGCTTCACCCCGCTCAACGCCGTGGACGCCGACCGCGACAACTACGCCGTCTACGCTGGCCTGGAAGCCGACCTCAGCGACAAGTTCTCCGCCGGTGTCACCGGCCGCTACGAGGACTACTCGGACTTCGGCGACAAGTTCTCCGGCAAGCTCTCCGCACGCTACGCCTTCACCGACAAGGTCGCCCTGCGCGCCACGGCGTCCAGCGGCTTCCGCGCGCCGTCGCTGGCCCAGCAGAGCTACCAGGCGGTGACCAGCACGATCGTCAACGGCGTGTTCGTCGAACGCGGCACCTTCCCGACCACCAGCCCGGCCGCGCAGGCGCTGGGCGCCAGCCCGCTGAAGGCCGAGAGCTCGACCTCCTACAGCCTGGGCCTGGTGCTGCAGCCGGTGGACCGGCTGTACCTGACCGTGGATGCGTACCAGATCGACATCGATGACCGCATCGTGCTGTCCACCAACATCACCACCAATGACGCCGCCAATGCGCTGCTGTCCAACCTGGGGCTGCCGGGTGTCACGGCGTTCTCCTACTTCACCAACGGCGTGGACACCCGCACCCGCGGCGTGGATGCGGTCTCCAGCTACACCATCCCCTTCGCCGCCAGTTCGCTGGAACTGACCGCGGCCTACAGCTACAACGAGACCGAGGTGAAGAAGTTCATCGCCTCGCCGGCGGTGTTCGGCGCGCTGGGCATCACCCAGTCGCTGATCGGCCGCGATGAGATCGGCCGCATCGAAGACAGCTACCCGCGCGACAAGACCATCCTCAGCGGCACGTGGCGTTCGGATCGCTGGGACCTCAACCTGGCCGCCACGCGCTACGGCTCGTTCACCGTGCGCAACTCGGCCACCGCCCTGCGTGACCAGACCTACGACGCCTCGTGGG
- a CDS encoding ABC-F family ATP-binding cassette domain-containing protein — MISLRNFALRRGERLLLSNVDLTLHAGYRVGVVGRNGAGKSSLFAAVKGELEADKGDVDLPGKIRIASVAQETPSLPDPALQFVLEGDTEVAAVMREEAAAAAREDWEAVATAHQRMAEIGAYDAEARAGKLLHGLGFPAETHSRAVSSFSGGWRVRLNLARALMMPSDLLLLDEPTNHLDLDAVFWLEQWLLKYPGTLLLISHDREFLDNVATHTLHLHGGGAKLYVGGYTDFERQRAEQLRQQQLAHEKEQAERAHLQSFIDRFKAQASKAAQAQSRMKRLAKLAGTEAVRAEREFRIEFAPPAKLPFSLIRLNHVEAGYGADSVILHNVGFGLEAGQRIGLLGPNGAGKTTLVKTLVGELDPISGERAAHPDLRIGYFAQHTVESLHEGQSPMEHFRDLAPDAPNQSFRDFLGKWNFAGDRAFEPVDGFSGGERARLALALIAYQQPNVLLLDEPTNHLDLEMREALAEALADFEGAIVMVSHDRHLIGLVCDTFWRVADGVVEPFDGDLDAYAAWLRSRPAAQGTKHKLAAAAPEPAPPTPPLPARKPANPHKLAAAEAKVGELEALLADLDRQLADPSNYADATRMAVLGRDREATATLLSKAEQTWMELLDA, encoded by the coding sequence ATGATTTCCCTTCGTAACTTCGCCTTGCGCCGTGGCGAGCGGCTGCTGTTGTCCAATGTCGACCTGACCCTGCACGCGGGGTACCGCGTGGGCGTGGTCGGCCGCAACGGGGCCGGCAAGTCCAGCCTGTTCGCCGCCGTGAAGGGTGAGCTGGAGGCGGACAAGGGCGACGTCGATCTGCCCGGCAAGATCCGCATCGCCAGCGTGGCCCAGGAAACCCCGTCGCTGCCCGACCCGGCGCTGCAGTTCGTGCTGGAAGGCGACACCGAGGTGGCCGCCGTCATGCGTGAAGAGGCTGCGGCCGCGGCACGTGAAGACTGGGAAGCCGTTGCCACCGCCCACCAGCGCATGGCCGAGATCGGCGCCTATGACGCCGAAGCGCGCGCCGGCAAGCTGCTGCATGGCCTGGGCTTCCCGGCCGAGACGCACTCGCGTGCGGTCTCCTCGTTCTCCGGCGGCTGGCGCGTGCGCCTGAACCTGGCACGCGCGCTGATGATGCCCAGCGACCTGCTGCTGCTGGACGAGCCGACCAACCATCTGGATCTGGACGCGGTGTTCTGGCTGGAGCAGTGGCTGCTCAAGTACCCGGGTACCCTGCTGCTGATCTCGCATGACCGCGAGTTCCTGGACAACGTGGCCACCCACACCCTGCACCTGCACGGTGGCGGCGCCAAGCTGTACGTTGGCGGTTACACCGATTTCGAGCGCCAGCGCGCCGAACAGCTGCGCCAGCAGCAGCTCGCCCACGAGAAGGAACAGGCCGAGCGCGCGCATCTGCAGAGCTTCATCGACCGCTTCAAGGCGCAGGCCAGCAAGGCCGCCCAGGCGCAGAGCCGCATGAAGCGCCTGGCCAAGCTGGCCGGCACCGAGGCCGTGCGCGCCGAGCGCGAATTCCGCATCGAATTCGCCCCGCCGGCCAAGCTGCCGTTCTCGCTGATCCGCCTGAACCATGTCGAGGCCGGTTACGGCGCCGATTCGGTGATCCTGCACAACGTGGGCTTCGGCCTGGAGGCCGGCCAGCGCATCGGTCTGCTCGGCCCGAACGGCGCCGGCAAGACCACGCTGGTGAAGACCCTGGTGGGTGAACTGGACCCGATCAGTGGTGAGCGTGCCGCGCATCCGGACCTGCGCATCGGTTACTTCGCCCAGCACACGGTGGAATCGCTGCACGAAGGGCAGTCGCCGATGGAGCACTTCCGCGACCTCGCCCCGGACGCGCCGAACCAGTCCTTCCGCGATTTCCTCGGCAAGTGGAACTTCGCCGGTGACCGCGCCTTCGAACCGGTGGATGGATTCTCCGGTGGCGAACGCGCGCGCCTGGCGTTGGCGCTGATCGCCTACCAGCAGCCCAACGTGCTGCTGCTCGACGAACCGACCAACCATCTGGACCTGGAAATGCGCGAAGCGCTGGCTGAAGCGCTGGCCGACTTCGAAGGCGCAATCGTGATGGTCTCGCATGACCGCCATCTGATCGGCCTGGTCTGCGATACCTTCTGGCGCGTCGCCGATGGCGTGGTCGAGCCGTTTGACGGCGACCTGGATGCGTACGCGGCCTGGCTGCGTTCGCGTCCCGCCGCGCAGGGCACCAAGCACAAGCTCGCCGCGGCCGCCCCGGAGCCGGCACCGCCGACCCCGCCGCTGCCCGCGCGCAAGCCGGCCAACCCGCACAAGCTGGCCGCCGCTGAAGCCAAGGTCGGCGAACTGGAGGCGCTGTTGGCCGACCTGGACCGCCAGCTGGCCGATCCGTCCAACTACGCCGATGCGACCCGCATGGCCGTGCTCGGCCGTGATCGTGAAGCCACTGCCACCCTGCTCAGCAAGGCCGAGCAGACGTGGATGGAATTGCTGGACGCCTGA
- a CDS encoding LysR substrate-binding domain-containing protein: MLRPQLPLNALRAFEAAARHQNFTRAALELCVSQAALSHQIRALEDRLGVSLFTRLPRGVALTDEGARLYPVLNEAFDRIAVSLDRFVGGHFREVLSVGVVGTFATGWLLPRLGDFNARHPDIELRLQTHNNRIDLAGEGLDLAIRFGDGDWQGQVSEPVLDAPFAPLCAPALARTLRQPRDLASVPLLRSYRSDEWPRWLQAAGVPELDARGPVFDSSLTLASAAAAGAGVALLPLKMFEQDLAHGRLIQPFAQTLELGRYWLTRLRSRAESDAARRFREWLDAR, translated from the coding sequence ATGCTCCGCCCCCAGCTGCCGCTCAATGCCCTGCGCGCCTTCGAGGCCGCTGCCCGGCACCAGAACTTCACCCGCGCCGCGCTGGAGCTGTGCGTCAGCCAGGCTGCGCTGAGCCATCAGATCCGGGCACTGGAGGATCGGCTGGGGGTGTCGCTTTTCACCCGCTTGCCGCGTGGCGTTGCACTGACCGACGAAGGCGCGCGCCTGTATCCGGTGCTCAACGAGGCCTTCGACCGTATCGCGGTGAGCCTGGACCGGTTCGTCGGCGGGCATTTCCGCGAGGTGCTGAGCGTGGGGGTGGTCGGCACCTTCGCCACCGGCTGGCTGCTGCCGCGCCTGGGGGATTTCAATGCGCGCCATCCGGATATCGAGCTGCGCCTGCAGACCCACAACAACCGCATCGACCTGGCCGGTGAAGGGCTGGACCTGGCGATCCGGTTCGGTGATGGCGATTGGCAGGGGCAGGTCAGCGAACCCGTACTGGATGCACCGTTCGCGCCACTGTGCGCGCCGGCGCTGGCACGTACGCTGCGGCAGCCGCGCGATCTGGCCAGCGTGCCGCTGTTGCGCTCCTACCGCAGCGATGAGTGGCCACGCTGGTTGCAGGCCGCAGGCGTACCGGAACTGGACGCCCGCGGCCCCGTGTTTGATTCGTCACTGACGCTGGCCAGTGCCGCCGCCGCAGGCGCCGGCGTGGCGCTGTTGCCGTTGAAGATGTTCGAGCAGGATCTGGCCCACGGCCGCCTGATCCAGCCCTTCGCGCAGACGCTGGAGCTGGGGCGGTACTGGCTGACGCGGCTTCGCTCGCGCGCCGAGAGTGATGCGGCGCGGCGGTTCCGGGAATGGCTGGACGCCCGGTAG